The following coding sequences lie in one Heliangelus exortis chromosome 8, bHelExo1.hap1, whole genome shotgun sequence genomic window:
- the LRRC8B gene encoding volume-regulated anion channel subunit LRRC8B has protein sequence MITLTELKYLADAQSSYHILKPWWDVFWYYLTMIMLLVAVLAGALQLTQTRVLCCLPCKLEFDNHCAVSWDVVKANLNVSASSTAQIIIPLKIQNDLHRQQYSYIDAVCYERQLHWFAKFFPYLVLLHTFIFAACSNFWLYYPSTSSRIEHFVAILQKCFDSPWTTRALSETVAEHSVRKLPVDKSKAVIPSPGSSVDIGASRQSLPYSQPGLETTGRENSSSVLDKKEGEQAKAIFEKVKKFRVHVEEKDVIYTVYMKQIIVKVIVFVIIIIYVPYYLSFITLEIDCVVNVQAFTGYKRYKCVHSLAEIFKVLASFYVVLVIFYGLTCTYSLWWMLRSSLKQYSFEKLREKSNYSDIPDVKNDFAFILHLADQYDPLYSQRFSIFLSDLSENKLKQINLNHEWSVEKLKNKLVRNSQDKIELHLFMLNGLPDSVFELTDIEVLSLELISEAKLPSAVTQLVNLKEFNVYYSSLTMDYAAVSFLEENLKTLRLKSSEMGRIPFWVFHLKNLQELCLTGYFMLDHHNSIYNESFQGLKNLRSIHLKSNLSRIPQVVTDLLPSLQHLSIDNEGNKLIVLNNLKKLVNLRTLELICCDLERIPHSIFTLNNLHEIDLKENNLRTVEEIISFQHLKNLSCLKLWHNSISYVPVQIGALSNLEQLYLNYNNIKNVPLQLFLCKKLQYLDLSYNKLTSVPEEIAFLTNLQYLALTKNHIEMLPDGLFQCKKLQILLLGNNSLMNLSPCVGQLQNLVQLELIGNYFESLPAELEECQLLKRNSLIVEERLLKTLPPRVRERLQACSDKC, from the exons ATGATCACGCTAACAGAACTCAAATACTTAGCAGATGCCCAGTCATCCTACCACATATTAAAACCATGGTGGGATGTCTTCTGGTATTACCTCACCATGATAATGCTGCTAGTTGCTGTGCTTGCTGGGGCTCTCCAGCTTACTCAAACCAGAGTATTGTGTTGTCTTCCTTGCAAGCTAGAATTTGACAATCATTGTGCCGTGTCTTGGGATGTAGTTAAAGCCAACCTTAATGTCTCTGCCAGCTCTACAGCACAGATTATCATCCCACTTAAAATCCAGAATGATCTCCATCGGCAGCAGTATTCCTATATTGATGCAGTATGCTATGAGCGACAGCTTCACTGGTTTGCCAAATTTTTTCCGTACCTGGTGCTTCTGCATAcctttatttttgcagcttgCAGTAATTTCTGGCTTTACTATCCTAGTACAAGTTCCAGAATTGAGCACTTTGTAGCCATTCTTCAGAAGTGTTTTGATTCTCCATGGACAACGCGTGCCCTCTCAGAAACAGTTGCTGAGCATTCTGTGAGGAAGTTGCCGGTAGACAAATCCAAAGCAGTGATTCCATCACCTGGGAGTTCAGTAGATATAGGGGCAAGCAGACAGTCACTGCCATATTCGCAGCCTGGCTTGGAAAcaactggaagagaaaattcCTCAAGTGTTCTTGACAAAAAGGAAGGGGAACAAGCTAAAGCTATTTTTgagaaagtgaagaaattcaGAGTACATGTCGAAGAGAAGGATGTCATATATACAGTGTATATGAAGCAGATTATAGTGAAAGTAATTGtatttgtaataataataatttatgtCCCCTACTATTTATCATTTATTACACTCGAAATTGATTGTGTGGTTAATGTTCAAGCCTTTACAGGCTACAAAAGATACAAGTGTGTTCATTCACTAgcagaaatttttaaagttttggcTTCATTTTATGTTGTTTTAGTGATCTTCTATGGATTAACTTGTACTTATAGCTTGTGGTGGATGTTAAGAAGTTCACTGAAGCAATATTCTTTTGAGAAGTTGAGAGAGAAGAGTAATTACAGTGATATACCTGATGTAAAGAATGACTTTGCATTTATTCTCCACTTGGCAGATCAGTATGATCCTCTTTATTCCCAACGATTCTCAATATTTCTTTCTGACTTGAgtgaaaacaaactgaaacagaTAAATCTCAACCATGAATGGTCagttgaaaaactgaaaaataaactagTAAGAAATTCCCAAGACAAGATTGAACTTCACCTGTTTATGTTAAATGGTCTTCCAGACAGTGTCTTTGAACTGACAGATATAGAAGTCTTAAGCCTGGAACTTATTTCTGAAGCGAAACTTCCTTCAGCTGTGACCCAGCTTGTCAATCTCAAAGAATTCAATGTTTATTATTCATCACTAACTATGGATTATGCAGCAGTCAGctttttagaagaaaatctgaaaacgTTGCGCCTGAAATCTAGTGAGATGGGAAGAATTCCTTTTTGGGTCTTTCATCTAAAAAACCTACAAGAATTGTGCTTAACAGGATACTTCATGCTAGATCATCACAACTCCATATACAACGAAAGCTTTCAGGGGCTAAAAAATCTGAGATCAATTCACTTAAAAAGCAACCTTTCCCGCATACCTCAAGTGGTTACAGATCTTCTGCCTTCTTTACAGCACTTGTCTATTGACAATGAGGGAAACAAACTGATAGTGCTAAATAACTTGAAGAAGCTGGTAAACCTGAGAACTTTGGAGTTAATCTGCTGTGACTTAGAGCGCATTCCCCATTCCATTTTTACCCTGAACAATTTGCATGAAATtgacttgaaagaaaataatctcagaACAGTGGAAGAAATAATTAGTTTTCAACATCTTAAGAACCTTTCTTGCTTAAAATTGTGGCACAACAGTATTTCGTATGTCCCAGTGCAGATTGGTGCATTATCAAACCTGGAACAATTGTATctaaattataataatataaaaaatgttcCATTGCAGctatttctttgtaaaaaattacagtatttggATCTTAGCTATAATAAGCTAACATCCGTCCCTGAAGAAATCGCTTTTCTGACCAATCTGCAGTACTTGGCTTTGACAAAAAACCAT ATTGAAATGCTGCCTGATGGATTATTTCAGTGTAAAAAGCTTCAAATCCTTCTTCTGGGAAATAACAGTCTGATGAATTTGTCCCCTTGTGTGGGCCAGCTACAGAATCTTGTTCAATTAGAGCTCATTGGAAACTATTTTGAATCACTTCCTGCTGAACTGGAAGAATGTCAGCTCTTAAAGAGGAATAGTCTAATTGTAGAAGAAAGGTTGTTAAAAACACTTCCACCTCGTGTAAGAGAGCGCTTGCAGGCATGCTCAGATAAGTgctaa